From Dromaius novaehollandiae isolate bDroNov1 chromosome 15, bDroNov1.hap1, whole genome shotgun sequence, a single genomic window includes:
- the LOC112996911 gene encoding leukotriene C4 synthase has translation MRNQIDLLATVTVLGVLEQAYFVLQVIYARRKYKISPPETTGHPEFERIFRAQVNCSEYFPIFISLLWVAGIFFHQGVAAASGLLYLCARLQYFRGYARAPSGRLGPLYASARLLWLLLGLAVAGLLGHFLPLGDAAGRWLRLVFPW, from the exons ATGAGAAATCAGATAGACCTGCTAGCCACTGTCACTGTTCTGGGAGTCCTGGAGCAAG CCTATTTTGTGCTGCAGGTGATCTATGCCAGGCGGAAGTACAAGATCTCTCCTCCGGAGACAACAGGCCACCCTGAATTCGAGCGAATCTTCAGAGCTCA GGTGAATTGCTCCGAATACTTCCCCATCTTCATCTCGCTCCTCTGGGTGGCCGGTATCTTCTTCCATCAAG GTGTGGCGGCAGCCTCGGGCCTGCTCTACCTCTGCGCCCGCCTCCAGTACTTCCGCGGCTACGCGCGGGCCCCGAGCGGGCG GCTGGGGCCCCTCTACGCCAGCGCCcggctgctgtggctgctgctgggcctggcCGTCGCCGGCCTCCTGGGGCACTTCCTGCCCCTCGGCGACGCCGCCGGCCGCTGGCTCCGGCTCGTCTTCCCCTGGTAG